CAGTTGCCGAGCTCGAGGACGTAGCCGGGTCCGACGGCGAGATACGTGGGCTCCTCGAACGTGGCCAGGTTGCGGCCCACCCACGGAGCGAGCAGCACCATCGCGAGCCCGGCCGCCATGGCCGTGCGCCGGAACCGGTCGGGCCACGCGAGGCGGGGATGGAACATGACCAGCGGCGTGAGCAGCAGGAAGAACATGAGGAACGGTTCGCTGCGGGTGAGTGAGCCGAGCGAGAGCACCACGGTGAGCTCGAGGATGCGACGCACCGACGGATCGTCGTAGGCCCGGTGGGCGAACACGAGGGCCCAGGCCGCGAGTGGGATGTAGAGCGACTCCGAGAGGATCAGGGCGTCGTTCATCCACAGCGGGGGGTAGAGGGCGACGGCGAGCATCGCGATCGCCGCGGCCCGTAGGTCGACGTAGCGCCGCACCAGCAACCCGACCGGCAGCACAACCGAGGCGGAGACGACCCCGCTGGCAAAGCGGTGCCAGGTCACCGTGTCGAGGCCGAGGAACGACCAGATCGACAGGTAGACGGTGAAGCCGGGCGGGTGGGCGGCGGTCGGGACGATGATGTCGTTGACCTGGTACTCGAACGGGTTGGCGAACCCGTGGCCCTCGGCGAGGAGGTTGGCCGAGAGGTGGTAGTAGAGGTTGTCGTTGAGCGTGCCGACCTCGACGAGGGGGACGACGCCGGTGTACCAGCGATCGAGGACCCACCAGCGCACCAGCACGGCCAACGCGAAGGCGGCGGCCACGAGCAGGGCGAAGGGACTCCGCATCACCTGTCGGACTCTCTCACCCCAGCGCACCGAAGAATCGTACTTGTGGCGTACGGTGGCGACTCATGCGTGTGACAGTGATCGGCCACTCGTGTCTGCGGGCGGAGACCCGCGCCGGAACGATCCTTGTCGACCCCTGGCTGGTCGGCTTGTGCTACTGGCGGTCGTGGTGGCACTTCCCGCCGAGCACCGAGCCGACCGCCGAGCTCCTCGCCCCCGACTACGTCTACCTGACCCATCACCACTTCGATCACTTCCACTATCCGTCGATGCGCAAGCTCGATCGTTCGGCGAAGGTGCTGATCCCGCGGTTCGGTGTCGACGTGATGGCCGACGAGGTGGTGAGCCTCGGCTTCGAACGACCGCAGGAGCTCATCCACGGCCGGGTGCTCGATCTCGGGCAGGGGGTCCGGGTCGCCTCGTACCAGTACGGCTTCGACGACACCGCGTTCGTGATCGCCGAGGACGACCACGTCATCGTCGACGTGAACGACTGCAAGATCCGTGGACGAGCGTTGGACCAGCTGGTCCACGACTTCGGCACCCCGACGCTCGCCTGCAAGAGCCATTCGTTCGCCCAGTCCTATCCGGTGCTCTACGACAGCGCGGACCCGGCCCAGCTCGCTCTCGTGTCCGCACAGACCTACATCGACGACTTCCACGAGGTCATGGGTCGGCTTCGCCCTCGCTCTGCCATCCCGTTCGGTTCGATGGTGGGCTTCCTGCACCCCGACAGTGCCCCGCTCAACGCGCACCTGGTCACCCCCGGCGCGGTGGTCGAGGGCGTCGCGGCCCGGGGCGGCATCGAAGGCACCGAGGTCATCACGATGGCCCCCGGCGACGTGTGGGACAGCGAGACAGGGTTCGAACGCAGTGACTTCGACTGGTACACCGATCGCGACGCTCATCTGGCCGAGCTGACCGAGAAGTACGCACCGAAGATCGCGGCGCAGACCGCGGCCGAGGAGGGTGTGCGCGTCGATTGGGCCGACTTCGAGGCCCACTTCGGCCGGTTCGTTCGCGAGGTCCCGCGGGTCGTCGGGCGTCGGCTCGCCCCGCGCCCGTTCGTGTTCCACGTGCCTTCCGATGTCGACCGGCCCTACTGGTGGGTCTCGTTCGGATCCCGGTCGGTCGGGCGCGCCGCGTCCATGCCCGCTGATGCCTCCGGGCTCACGACGATCCCAGAGGCGGTGTTGCGCGACGCGATCCGCGACCGGGTCGTCCAACTCCTCCACGGCGCGATGCGAATCCACACGTCGCTCGCGCCCGGTGGTGTGCAGAGCGACCTCGGGTTCTGGGGACTCGTGATGATCTGGGAACTCGGCTACCTGCCCTTGCGTCGCAGCGCGCGCGGCCCCCGTCTGTGGATCGCGATGGCCCGCCGCTGGCGAGAGTTCGTCGACATGGCGCCGAGCATCGTCTCGCGCAACCCGGTCGACCATCTCGCGGGAGGATTCGGCGCCGACGTCTGAACGGTGTTCAGGCGCAGCCCTCGCCGCGGCCCAGCTGTGTCTGCAGGCCGGCCTCGTAGCTCGTGACCGTGAGTGTCTCGTGGTCGATCCGGAAGAACATGCCGAGGTGCTGCTCGGTCGGGTCCCTCGGCGTGAAGAGGTAGTCCTCGGTCCCGGAGTACTCGTTCAAGCGGGTCGAGAGCCGGTCGTCGCCGAGTGCATCGCGGAGTTCGTCGACGGAGGTACCCACCCCGATTCCCGACGGCGTGCGATGGGACCCGTCGATGAGGACCGCGCCGACCGATGCCGTGTCGAGCGACTCGCTGGCGGATGAGATCGTGAACCCAAGCCCAGGAGAGAGCCACCCATAGCCGCAGCCCCCGCTGGCTTCGCCCCATTCGACCGCCACAAATGCGTTCCCCGTGGCGTCGGCTACTTCCTGCGGCGACATCCCGGCGCGGAACGCCCCGACTCCGGCGACGCTCACGGGGTCGTCGTCGGCGATCGGTGCCCCGTTGGTCGGGTCACCCGGGACGTACACCGCGGGGCTTTCGGGTGGCCCGGACCACTCGACCGGACCGATGAAGGCCACGCCTTCGACGGCGGAGGCGAAGCCGCTGTCGAGGGGGAAGTCGTCTCCGAGACCGAAGGTCAGAGTGTCGTACAAGGTCGAGTCGAAGGATCCTTCTGGTCGCGGAGCGGTGACCATGAAGACGGCACGCTCACCACGGTCGAGCACCGGCGACCCGGGCGCGTAGTCGAGGGGGCCGCCAATGGGCACCGTGTCGCCGCGGATGAGGAAGCCCGGATCCTGCAGGCCACAGGGGCTATCGGAGATGTTGATCACGAAGAGGACGTTGACACTGAGACTGCGCGACGGTTCTCTTGGATAACCCGGGACAGCGAAGAGATCCGTGGCCGGCGCGCACGGCCGGAGGTCGACGGGCGGTCTGGGGACGACGAAGGCCGACCCGTCAGGCGAACCGGTCGTGGTGGTGGGATCGGTCGTCGGATAGTCGGGCAACGTCGTGGTCGGGGTCCTGGTGGTGGTCGTTGACAGGACCAGGGACGGAGGAGTCGACGACAACTGGTCGGACAGCGCCGGCGAGGGGTCGTCTGTGCACGAGGCCGCGCTCAACCACAGCGAGGCCAGGACCATGAGGAAGCGCCGCCGCGTCGGCATGGTCCTTGAAGCTACTGCCTTCCGTCGCTCCGAACTAGGGTCCCCGCATGCGCCGTTCGTGCTCCGCCCTCCTGCTCACACTCACCCTGGTCCTCGTTGCGGCGTCGTGTGGTGACGACGGCGGGTCCACCGCCGATCCGGCCATCGAGTCCACGACCACCACCGAGGGGGTCACCTCCACAACCGTTCCGGAGGCGCCGGCGACCACGACGACCACCGCAGCACCGACCACCACGACCACCGCCGCTCCCGAGCCGCTGCTCGTGCTGGTGAGCAACGACGACGGTGTCGACGCACCCGGCATCGACGCCGTGGTGGAGATGTTGATCGCTCGGGGCGATGTCGAGGTCGTGGTCGTCGCCCCCGACGGCAACCGCAGTGGCAGCTCCGACACCACCACCGAAGACGGTGAGGTCACCGCCGTCGAGGCGACGACCGCCAGTGGCTACCCGGCAGTCGCCGTGAGCGGATTCCCGGCCGACGCCGTCATCCACGCCCTCGACGTCATGGGGATCGAACCCGACCTCGTCATCAGCGGCATCAACGAGGGCGCCAACATCGGACCGTTCAGCGAGCTCTCGGGCACCGTCGGTGCTGCCCGGACCGGCGCCCGCGCCGGCTACCCGGCCCTGGCCGCGAGCTCGGGTCTCGGCGAGCCGGTCGACTTCCCGGCCGGGGCCGCGGCCGTGTCCGACTGGCTCGACGACAACATCGAGGCGCTGCGCGACGACCCTGCGGCCTTCGTGGAGAGCCTCAACATCCCGAGCTGCGCCGAGGGCGAGGTCCGTGGCGTGCTCGAGGTCCCGACGGCAACCGACTTCGCCGGACGGGACGCGCTGGCTTCGGACTGTCTCAGCGAGGCGACCGACGCCGCCGACGACGTCGACGCCTTCAACTTCGGCTACGCCAGTCTCGCCGTCCTGACCTTCTGAGCCTGAGCCTCCCCGGGCCCGCTCAGTAGGCGTCCATGTCACCGACGCCTCAGTAGGCGTCCATGTCGAGGAACTCGAAGGTGTCGAGGACGATCGCGTCCTGGTCGACCTCGGTGTCGAGG
This is a stretch of genomic DNA from Acidimicrobiales bacterium. It encodes these proteins:
- a CDS encoding 5'/3'-nucleotidase SurE, which encodes MRRSCSALLLTLTLVLVAASCGDDGGSTADPAIESTTTTEGVTSTTVPEAPATTTTTAAPTTTTTAAPEPLLVLVSNDDGVDAPGIDAVVEMLIARGDVEVVVVAPDGNRSGSSDTTTEDGEVTAVEATTASGYPAVAVSGFPADAVIHALDVMGIEPDLVISGINEGANIGPFSELSGTVGAARTGARAGYPALAASSGLGEPVDFPAGAAAVSDWLDDNIEALRDDPAAFVESLNIPSCAEGEVRGVLEVPTATDFAGRDALASDCLSEATDAADDVDAFNFGYASLAVLTF
- a CDS encoding glycosyltransferase family 39 protein; translated protein: MRSPFALLVAAAFALAVLVRWWVLDRWYTGVVPLVEVGTLNDNLYYHLSANLLAEGHGFANPFEYQVNDIIVPTAAHPPGFTVYLSIWSFLGLDTVTWHRFASGVVSASVVLPVGLLVRRYVDLRAAAIAMLAVALYPPLWMNDALILSESLYIPLAAWALVFAHRAYDDPSVRRILELTVVLSLGSLTRSEPFLMFFLLLTPLVMFHPRLAWPDRFRRTAMAAGLAMVLLAPWVGRNLATFEEPTYLAVGPGYVLELGNCDETYSGPYLGYWSAGCDDGSTWPEGADESEIGAAKYAKASAYIGDHLDQQPKVVAARVGRILGLYRPLQGIDFDVFFERRVRSHATVGLWAHYAAMIGAVAGALVWRRTTTLLPVAAVAGVSILTAAMTFGISRYRVGADLVFAVLAAVAVAELLDRYGPARRSTTVAPKEVVDA
- a CDS encoding MBL fold metallo-hydrolase, translated to MRVTVIGHSCLRAETRAGTILVDPWLVGLCYWRSWWHFPPSTEPTAELLAPDYVYLTHHHFDHFHYPSMRKLDRSAKVLIPRFGVDVMADEVVSLGFERPQELIHGRVLDLGQGVRVASYQYGFDDTAFVIAEDDHVIVDVNDCKIRGRALDQLVHDFGTPTLACKSHSFAQSYPVLYDSADPAQLALVSAQTYIDDFHEVMGRLRPRSAIPFGSMVGFLHPDSAPLNAHLVTPGAVVEGVAARGGIEGTEVITMAPGDVWDSETGFERSDFDWYTDRDAHLAELTEKYAPKIAAQTAAEEGVRVDWADFEAHFGRFVREVPRVVGRRLAPRPFVFHVPSDVDRPYWWVSFGSRSVGRAASMPADASGLTTIPEAVLRDAIRDRVVQLLHGAMRIHTSLAPGGVQSDLGFWGLVMIWELGYLPLRRSARGPRLWIAMARRWREFVDMAPSIVSRNPVDHLAGGFGADV